One Thalassotalea atypica DNA window includes the following coding sequences:
- a CDS encoding acyl-CoA dehydrogenase C-terminal domain-containing protein, which produces MADYQAPLKDMNFLLFDVFQADKLWQNLPNIAEHVDKETSEAILQECAKIAEQEVAPLNRIGDETGVKFEDGVVTTVPGYKEAFNTYVEGGWAGLGGDVEYGGMGMPKMITALHEEMLCSADISFNLYASLTAGAGLSLAKHASEELKETYLTRMYSGEWAATMCLTESHAGSDLGIIRTKAIPQDDGSYRVTGNKIFITAGEHDLTDNIIHLVLAKLPDAPKGPRGISLFLVPKFMVNEDGSLGERNGVACGSIEHKMGIHASATCVMNFDDAEGYLVGELNKGLACMFTMMNFERIGVGIQGTGAAVRSYQNALEYAKDRIQGRSPTGVKQADKEADSIMVHGDVRRMLLNMKAMNEGARALTSYISMQLDKATYGEGELQAHGDALTSLLTPVAKAFFTDLGFEATVAGQQVFGGHGFIREWGQEQLVRDTRITQIYEGTNGIQAMDLLARKVVPSKGQLMDILLAEINGYIDETTDEAMQEFILPLAEASQDLKFLTDDILSKANEDINMVGTSANDYLHVVGYTAMAYVWAKMAQVAMTKVDTNDEFYVSKIKTARYFFQRLLPRRLSLIATARQSSDALFDIEDELF; this is translated from the coding sequence ATGGCCGATTACCAAGCGCCTTTAAAAGATATGAATTTCCTTTTGTTTGATGTCTTTCAAGCCGACAAACTATGGCAAAACCTGCCAAATATTGCTGAACATGTAGACAAAGAGACTTCTGAAGCTATTTTGCAAGAATGTGCAAAAATAGCAGAGCAGGAAGTAGCGCCATTAAATCGTATTGGTGATGAAACCGGAGTTAAATTTGAAGACGGTGTAGTGACAACCGTTCCTGGGTATAAGGAAGCATTCAATACCTATGTTGAAGGTGGTTGGGCAGGTTTAGGCGGTGATGTGGAATATGGCGGCATGGGGATGCCTAAAATGATAACTGCATTGCATGAGGAAATGCTCTGCTCTGCAGACATTTCGTTTAATCTCTACGCGAGTTTAACTGCTGGAGCAGGTTTATCACTTGCCAAACATGCAAGTGAAGAATTAAAAGAGACATATTTAACTCGAATGTACTCTGGTGAGTGGGCTGCGACGATGTGTCTTACAGAATCTCATGCCGGCTCTGATCTAGGTATTATTCGCACTAAAGCTATTCCACAAGATGACGGCAGTTACCGGGTTACCGGTAACAAAATATTCATTACTGCTGGCGAACATGATTTAACAGACAATATTATTCACCTGGTATTGGCTAAATTGCCGGACGCACCTAAAGGCCCCCGCGGTATTTCACTTTTCTTAGTGCCGAAATTTATGGTAAATGAAGACGGAAGCTTAGGTGAGCGTAATGGTGTTGCTTGTGGATCTATTGAACATAAAATGGGTATTCATGCCTCTGCTACTTGTGTGATGAACTTCGATGACGCCGAAGGTTATCTCGTTGGTGAATTGAATAAAGGCTTAGCCTGTATGTTCACGATGATGAATTTCGAACGGATTGGTGTTGGTATTCAAGGAACTGGTGCCGCAGTACGCTCATATCAAAATGCATTAGAATACGCTAAAGACCGTATTCAAGGCCGTTCGCCAACTGGAGTGAAACAAGCAGATAAGGAAGCAGATTCAATTATGGTCCACGGTGACGTACGACGTATGTTGTTGAATATGAAGGCTATGAATGAAGGTGCGCGTGCATTGACTTCTTATATTTCAATGCAGTTAGATAAAGCAACCTATGGCGAAGGGGAATTACAGGCTCATGGTGACGCGTTAACTTCACTGCTCACGCCTGTAGCAAAAGCATTTTTTACCGATCTTGGTTTTGAAGCGACAGTGGCAGGTCAGCAAGTTTTCGGTGGGCATGGATTTATTCGTGAGTGGGGTCAAGAGCAGTTGGTGCGTGATACCCGTATCACACAGATATATGAAGGCACCAATGGCATCCAAGCAATGGACTTACTGGCACGTAAAGTGGTTCCGTCAAAAGGTCAGTTAATGGATATTTTATTAGCTGAAATTAATGGTTATATTGATGAAACTACAGATGAAGCGATGCAAGAATTTATTCTGCCATTGGCTGAAGCAAGCCAGGACTTGAAGTTCTTAACCGATGACATTTTATCAAAGGCGAATGAAGACATTAATATGGTTGGCACATCAGCTAATGATTATCTTCACGTTGTTGGGTATACCGCAATGGCTTACGTTTGGGCTAAAATGGCGCAAGTGGCGATGACCAAGGTCGACACAAACGATGAGTTTTATGTAAGTAAAATCAAAACAGCAAGATATTTCTTCCAACGATTATTACCAAGAAGACTGTCATTGATTGCGACAGCGCGCCAATCAAGTGATGCCTTGTTTGATATTGAAGATGAGTTGTTTTAA
- a CDS encoding response regulator transcription factor, producing MQHTHENNSLIEQGSTVLIIEDDRMVSTLLKSYFEKANFIVHQIYQGELAEISVHKFQPDLIILDIGLPDIDGFQVCGILRESYLGPIMMLTSHQEEQEQINGFYSGADDYVIKPVSPSLLKVRAEALIRRYKEKNHLLYNRKKEVGNLRLDPNAHKCYVGGQDLKLSTFEFKLLNLLVDNTGKVMSRDRIYNVLLRREYNGTERTVDVRMAKLREKLDEIGLKHAHIETVWGEGYVLNEVSSLNIA from the coding sequence ATGCAGCATACGCATGAGAATAACTCTCTAATAGAGCAAGGTAGTACGGTTCTAATCATTGAAGATGATCGTATGGTGTCTACATTGCTTAAATCTTATTTTGAGAAAGCAAATTTCATCGTACATCAAATATATCAAGGTGAACTTGCTGAAATCTCCGTTCATAAGTTTCAGCCAGATCTGATCATTCTAGACATTGGCCTTCCTGATATCGATGGATTTCAAGTGTGCGGTATTTTACGTGAATCTTATCTTGGTCCAATCATGATGTTAACTTCACATCAGGAAGAGCAAGAGCAGATCAACGGCTTTTATTCCGGCGCAGATGATTATGTTATTAAACCTGTATCTCCTTCATTGTTAAAAGTACGCGCTGAAGCACTGATCAGAAGGTACAAAGAGAAAAATCATCTCCTTTATAATCGTAAGAAAGAAGTGGGCAATTTACGTTTAGATCCTAACGCTCATAAATGTTACGTGGGTGGACAGGATTTAAAACTAAGCACATTTGAATTCAAGCTCCTTAACTTACTGGTTGATAATACGGGTAAAGTGATGAGTCGTGATCGCATTTATAATGTGCTTTTACGTCGAGAATATAACGGTACAGAACGAACAGTTGATGTTCGTATGGCCAAGCTGCGTGAAAAATTAGACGAAATCGGATTGAAGCACGCTCACATAGAAACCGTTTGGGGTGAAGGCTATGTGCTTAATGAAGTTTCATCTTTGAATATAGCTTAA